One genomic segment of Streptomyces sp. RKND-216 includes these proteins:
- the ngcE gene encoding N-acetylglucosamine/diacetylchitobiose ABC transporter substrate-binding protein, with amino-acid sequence MGSTFDVHRRDLIKRAAAAGLIAVPAVGALTSCASGGGEGNQVDKGEKSKDNPLAVNGTAALEVYIFDGGFGTQYAKDAAKTYEQRFPEAKVSVKSTQKIQSVLQPRFNGGTPPDLIDNSGAEQMDMGVLVGQKQLADLSPLLDAPSIDDASVTVRDTLRPGIVEMGQYDGEQCYVLNYAYTVYGVWYSQTNLDKVGEEYPKTWDDMLKVCAKAKKKGVAGWTYPGKYPYYLPFSLYPFMAKIGGDEVLKKIDNLEPDAWKQPAVKAALEAYYELHKKGYILQGTPGLTHIQSQTAWNEGEALFIPNGSWVENETAKTTPDDFEMRVAPPSSLDSGDKMPFETTWASGGEPFIVPAKAKNPTGGMEQMRVLLGKKATQNFVKQVSSLTALDGGTDGLDLPPGLNSAIGVLDAAGDNIVNPRIPNWYVSLHKDKIGTGCLGEMMAGRMTPAECMKKAQQFTDEAREDDSVKHYTR; translated from the coding sequence ATGGGATCCACTTTCGACGTCCACCGCCGTGACCTCATCAAGCGCGCCGCGGCCGCGGGTCTGATCGCCGTCCCCGCGGTGGGGGCGCTCACCTCCTGCGCCAGCGGAGGCGGTGAGGGGAACCAGGTCGACAAGGGCGAGAAGAGCAAGGACAACCCGCTCGCCGTCAACGGCACCGCGGCGCTCGAGGTCTACATCTTCGACGGCGGCTTCGGCACCCAGTACGCCAAGGACGCGGCGAAGACCTATGAGCAGCGGTTCCCCGAGGCCAAGGTCAGCGTCAAGAGCACGCAGAAGATCCAGTCCGTGCTGCAGCCACGCTTCAACGGCGGCACCCCGCCGGACCTCATCGACAACTCCGGCGCCGAGCAGATGGACATGGGCGTCCTGGTGGGCCAGAAGCAGCTCGCCGACCTCAGCCCCCTGCTCGACGCGCCCTCGATCGACGACGCGTCCGTGACGGTCCGCGACACCCTCCGGCCGGGCATCGTCGAGATGGGCCAGTACGACGGGGAGCAGTGCTACGTCCTGAACTACGCCTACACCGTGTACGGGGTGTGGTACTCGCAGACCAACCTCGACAAGGTCGGCGAGGAGTACCCCAAGACCTGGGACGACATGCTCAAGGTCTGCGCCAAGGCGAAGAAGAAGGGCGTCGCCGGCTGGACCTACCCCGGCAAGTACCCCTACTACCTGCCGTTCTCCCTGTACCCGTTCATGGCCAAGATCGGCGGCGACGAGGTACTGAAGAAGATCGACAACCTGGAGCCGGACGCCTGGAAGCAGCCCGCGGTCAAGGCGGCGCTGGAGGCGTACTACGAGCTGCACAAGAAGGGCTACATCCTCCAGGGCACCCCGGGCCTGACGCACATCCAGTCGCAGACCGCCTGGAACGAGGGCGAGGCGCTGTTCATCCCGAACGGCTCCTGGGTCGAGAACGAGACGGCCAAGACCACCCCGGACGACTTCGAGATGCGCGTCGCCCCGCCGTCCAGCCTGGACAGCGGCGACAAGATGCCCTTCGAGACCACCTGGGCGTCCGGCGGGGAGCCGTTCATCGTGCCGGCCAAGGCGAAGAACCCGACCGGCGGCATGGAGCAGATGCGCGTCCTGCTGGGCAAGAAGGCCACCCAGAACTTCGTCAAGCAGGTGTCCTCGCTCACCGCGCTGGACGGCGGCACCGACGGCCTGGACCTGCCCCCGGGCCTGAACTCGGCGATCGGCGTGCTGGATGCGGCCGGCGACAACATCGTCAACCCGCGCATCCCGAACTGGTACGTCTCGCTGCACAAGGACAAGATCGGCACCGGCTGCCTCGGTGAGATGATGGCCGGCCGCATGACCCCGGCCGAGTGCATGAAGAAGGCGCAGCAGTTCACCGACGAGGCCCGCGAGGACGACTCCGTCA